In Phenylobacterium zucineum HLK1, one DNA window encodes the following:
- a CDS encoding electron transfer flavoprotein subunit alpha/FixB family protein, which produces MAVLVIADHDNQSLKDSTHKTVTAAQKLSGDVDVLVGGTNAAAIAAEAAKIAGVRKVLAAESAELGQGLAEAFEALVVPLAANYDAVLTPATSQGKNISPRIAAKLDVAQISDVVEVVDANTFVRPIYAGNALETVQSSDAKKVITVRPTVFKAAGEGGSAQVETIAAPAAPAKARFVGQEIVKSARPELSGAKIVVSGGRAMGSAEEFQRVIEPLADKLGAAVGASRAAVDAGYAPNDYQVGQTGKVVAPELYVAVGISGAIQHLAGMKDSKVIVAINKDPDAPIFQVADYGLVADYKAAVPELMDELSKVGK; this is translated from the coding sequence ATGGCCGTTCTCGTCATCGCCGATCACGACAACCAGAGCCTGAAGGATTCCACCCACAAGACCGTCACCGCGGCCCAGAAGCTGTCGGGCGACGTCGACGTGCTGGTGGGGGGCACGAACGCCGCGGCGATCGCCGCCGAGGCCGCCAAGATCGCCGGCGTACGCAAGGTGCTGGCCGCCGAGAGCGCCGAGCTGGGCCAGGGCCTGGCCGAGGCCTTTGAGGCGCTGGTGGTGCCGCTCGCCGCGAACTACGACGCCGTGCTGACCCCGGCGACCTCGCAGGGCAAGAACATCAGCCCGCGCATCGCCGCCAAGCTGGACGTGGCCCAGATCTCGGACGTGGTCGAGGTCGTCGACGCCAACACCTTCGTGCGCCCGATCTACGCCGGCAACGCGCTGGAGACGGTGCAGTCGTCCGACGCCAAGAAGGTGATCACGGTCCGCCCGACGGTCTTCAAGGCCGCCGGCGAAGGCGGCTCGGCCCAGGTCGAGACGATCGCCGCCCCGGCCGCGCCCGCGAAGGCGCGCTTCGTCGGCCAGGAGATCGTCAAGTCGGCGCGTCCCGAGCTCTCGGGCGCCAAGATCGTCGTCTCGGGCGGCCGCGCCATGGGCTCGGCCGAGGAGTTCCAGCGGGTCATCGAGCCGCTGGCGGACAAGCTGGGCGCGGCGGTCGGCGCCAGCCGGGCCGCGGTGGACGCCGGCTACGCGCCGAACGACTACCAGGTCGGCCAGACCGGCAAGGTCGTGGCCCCGGAACTGTACGTCGCCGTCGGCATCTCGGGCGCCATCCAGCACCTGGCCGGCATGAAGGACTCCAAGGTGATCGTCGCGATCAACAAGGATCCCGACGCCCCGATCTTCCAGGTCGCCGACTACGGCCTGGTGGCCGACTACAAGGCCGCCGTCCCCGAGCTGATGGACGAGCTGTCCAAGGTCGGCAAGTAG
- a CDS encoding YciI family protein, which produces MLYALLCYNDEDVVFSWTKEQDDAVMARLDVVHERLRKAGKMGPSLRLLPTTAATTLRKSDPPLVIDGPFAETKEQLLGFYVIDCKDLDEALEVARDLGEANPGGSYEIRPIRLFLPGVFEDAAALETSA; this is translated from the coding sequence ATGCTGTACGCGCTGCTCTGCTACAACGACGAGGACGTGGTCTTCTCCTGGACGAAGGAGCAGGACGACGCCGTCATGGCCCGCCTGGACGTGGTCCACGAACGCCTGCGCAAGGCGGGCAAGATGGGCCCCTCGCTCCGGTTGCTGCCGACGACGGCCGCCACCACCCTGCGCAAGAGCGATCCGCCGCTGGTGATCGACGGCCCCTTCGCCGAGACGAAGGAGCAGCTGCTGGGCTTCTACGTGATCGACTGCAAGGACTTGGACGAGGCGCTGGAGGTCGCCCGCGACCTCGGCGAGGCCAACCCCGGCGGCTCGTACGAGATCCGCCCGATCCGCCTGTTCCTGCCGGGCGTCTTCGAGGACGCCGCGGCCCTGGAGACGAGCGCCTAG
- the tipF gene encoding flagella assembly cyclic-di-GMP phosphodiesterase TipF yields the protein MRRLTLALLCATYLCLSLIVALTLWRNGGGWGAGVAALVGGLGLCFAFHGLIARALESGQIKGEIDAVREAHKILLDQVERLDARLSQVAQSVEVDQHRSEELSDEVHMLESLVARMQQRLDEQGEIALTAPVRGAAEPRRSAGLFEVVREALAENRVDLYLQPVVALPQRKTVFYESFSRLRDATGRVIMPAEYLSVAEPAGLVTAIDNLLLFRCVQIVRRLAKQDRRIGIFCNISMASLADETFFPQFLDLLSANRDLAGALIFEIGQTAFDARGSVEARNMGKLAELGFRFSLDKVTDLDLDLQDLTRADVKFVKIGAQGLLDELTEIDGRLVLKSLPDLAAEDFAQLTRRYGIELIAEKVESERQVVDILELDIGFGQGHLFGEPRAIKDQVLAEAGAPPSVVRPFPQVQRRAAFG from the coding sequence ATGCGGCGGCTCACGCTAGCGCTTCTGTGCGCGACCTATCTCTGCCTCTCGCTGATCGTCGCCCTCACCCTGTGGAGGAACGGCGGCGGATGGGGCGCGGGCGTGGCCGCCCTGGTCGGTGGCCTCGGCCTCTGCTTCGCCTTCCACGGGCTGATCGCGCGGGCGCTGGAGTCGGGCCAGATCAAGGGCGAGATCGACGCCGTCCGCGAGGCCCACAAGATCCTGCTGGACCAGGTCGAGCGCCTCGACGCCCGCCTCAGCCAGGTGGCCCAGTCGGTCGAGGTGGACCAGCACCGCTCGGAGGAGCTGTCGGACGAGGTCCACATGCTGGAGTCCCTGGTGGCCCGCATGCAGCAGCGCCTCGACGAGCAGGGCGAGATCGCCCTGACGGCGCCGGTCCGCGGCGCCGCCGAGCCCCGCCGGTCGGCCGGCCTGTTCGAGGTGGTCCGCGAGGCCCTGGCCGAGAACCGCGTGGATCTCTACCTCCAGCCCGTCGTCGCCCTGCCCCAGCGCAAGACGGTCTTCTACGAGAGCTTCTCGCGCCTGCGCGATGCCACCGGCCGGGTGATCATGCCGGCCGAATACCTGTCCGTGGCCGAGCCGGCGGGCCTGGTGACGGCCATCGACAACCTGCTGCTGTTCCGCTGCGTGCAGATCGTGCGGCGCCTGGCCAAGCAGGACCGCCGCATCGGCATCTTCTGCAACATCTCGATGGCCAGCCTCGCCGACGAGACGTTCTTCCCGCAGTTCCTGGACCTGCTGTCGGCCAACCGCGACCTGGCGGGCGCGCTGATCTTCGAGATCGGGCAGACCGCCTTCGACGCCCGCGGCTCGGTCGAGGCCCGCAACATGGGCAAGCTGGCCGAGCTGGGCTTCCGCTTCAGCCTCGACAAGGTCACCGACCTCGACCTCGACCTGCAGGACCTGACCCGGGCCGACGTGAAGTTCGTGAAGATCGGCGCCCAGGGCCTGCTCGACGAACTCACCGAGATCGACGGCCGCCTCGTGCTGAAGTCGCTGCCCGACCTCGCCGCCGAGGACTTCGCCCAGCTCACCCGGCGCTACGGAATCGAACTGATCGCCGAGAAGGTCGAGAGCGAGCGCCAGGTCGTGGACATCCTCGAGCTCGACATCGGCTTCGGCCAGGGGCACCTGTTCGGCGAGCCGCGCGCCATCAAGGACCAGGTGCTGGCCGAGGCCGGCGCCCCGCCGTCGGTGGTCCGGCCGTTCCCCCAGGTCCAGCGCCGGGCGGCCTTCGGCTAG
- a CDS encoding RNA polymerase sigma factor, with product MTDLAWINGAIAAARPQAVGALLRYFRDLDTAEEAFQDACLRALKNWPKNGPPRDPAAWLIMVGRNAALDGVRRQARMTALPSEEALSDLDDAEARTVEQIDGSDYRDDVLRLLFICCHPDLPATQQIALALRIVSGLSVRQIARAFLVSEAAMEQRITRAKARIAQAGTSFETPGPVERAERVAAVAAMVYLVFNEGYSVGGPKAPLAEEAIRLGRLLLRLFQTEPEIMGLLALMLLQHARTSARFAEDGSIILLDDQDRALWDGKLIAEGLALIDKAMRHRRPGVYQVQAAIAALHARAETPAETDWGQIDRLYATLERLQPSPVVTLNRAVAVSKVEGPEAALAMIEPLADRLSGYFHFHGLKGALLLELGRNAEARVAFDRAIALANTPAEAAHIRQHLDRLAADHAPAEAATPAR from the coding sequence ATGACCGACCTGGCCTGGATCAACGGCGCGATCGCGGCGGCCCGGCCCCAGGCCGTGGGCGCCCTCCTGCGCTACTTCCGGGACCTGGATACGGCCGAGGAGGCGTTCCAGGACGCCTGCCTTCGCGCGCTGAAGAACTGGCCCAAGAACGGCCCGCCGCGCGATCCGGCCGCCTGGCTGATCATGGTCGGCCGCAACGCCGCCCTGGACGGAGTGCGCCGGCAGGCGCGGATGACCGCCCTGCCGTCGGAGGAGGCGCTGTCCGACCTCGACGACGCCGAGGCCCGCACGGTCGAGCAGATCGACGGCTCGGACTACCGCGACGACGTCCTGCGACTCCTGTTCATCTGCTGCCACCCGGACCTGCCGGCCACCCAGCAGATCGCGCTGGCCCTGCGGATCGTCTCGGGCCTGTCGGTGAGGCAGATCGCCCGCGCCTTCCTGGTCTCGGAGGCGGCCATGGAGCAGCGGATCACCCGCGCCAAGGCCCGCATCGCCCAGGCCGGAACGTCCTTCGAGACCCCCGGACCGGTCGAGCGCGCCGAGCGCGTGGCGGCGGTGGCGGCCATGGTCTATCTGGTCTTCAACGAGGGCTACTCGGTCGGCGGCCCCAAGGCCCCCCTGGCCGAGGAAGCGATCCGGCTGGGCCGCCTGCTGCTGCGGCTGTTCCAGACCGAGCCCGAGATCATGGGCCTCCTGGCGCTGATGCTGCTGCAGCACGCACGGACGAGCGCCCGGTTCGCCGAGGACGGCTCGATCATCCTGCTGGACGACCAGGACCGCGCGCTGTGGGACGGCAAGCTGATCGCCGAGGGCCTGGCGCTGATCGACAAGGCCATGCGCCACCGCCGGCCCGGCGTCTACCAGGTGCAGGCGGCGATCGCCGCCCTGCACGCCCGGGCTGAGACGCCGGCCGAGACCGACTGGGGGCAGATCGACCGCCTCTACGCCACCCTGGAGCGGCTGCAGCCCTCGCCGGTGGTGACGCTGAACCGCGCGGTGGCGGTCAGCAAGGTCGAAGGCCCCGAGGCGGCGCTCGCCATGATCGAGCCGCTGGCCGACCGCCTGTCGGGCTATTTCCACTTCCACGGCCTGAAGGGCGCGCTCCTGCTGGAGCTGGGGCGCAACGCCGAGGCGCGGGTCGCCTTCGACCGGGCCATCGCCCTGGCCAACACGCCGGCCGAGGCGGCCCACATCCGCCAGCACCTGGACCGCCTGGCCGCCGACCACGCCCCTGCAGAAGCCGCCACGCCGGCCCGCTGA
- a CDS encoding MaoC family dehydratase yields the protein MQGLYFEDLSVGQSAEMTRVVGEADIQAFAAVSGDENPVHLDAEYAKTTSFGERIAHGMLSGAYISAVLGTKLPGPGAIYLNQSLRFRRPVRIGDAVTARVTVKALDERRGHVTLETVCEVGGKAVVDGEALAMAPRRPA from the coding sequence GTGCAGGGCCTCTATTTCGAAGACCTGAGCGTCGGCCAGAGCGCCGAGATGACCCGCGTGGTGGGCGAGGCCGACATCCAGGCCTTCGCCGCCGTCTCGGGCGACGAGAACCCGGTCCACCTGGACGCCGAATACGCCAAGACGACCAGCTTCGGCGAGCGGATCGCCCACGGCATGCTGTCGGGCGCCTACATCTCGGCCGTGCTGGGGACGAAGCTGCCGGGCCCCGGGGCCATCTACCTGAACCAGTCGCTGCGCTTCCGCCGGCCGGTGCGCATCGGCGACGCCGTCACCGCGCGGGTGACGGTGAAGGCCCTGGACGAGCGGCGCGGCCACGTGACCCTGGAGACCGTTTGCGAGGTCGGCGGCAAGGCCGTGGTGGACGGGGAGGCCCTGGCGATGGCTCCGCGCCGCCCCGCATGA
- a CDS encoding VOC family protein encodes MSETLEAQVPAAVEVKGGVVAYLNVEGAVRAAEFYQKAFGATVAAQMPPDEQGRSMHVHLYVNGSSVMLSDFYPEHGFSPVKPQAFSLMLPVDDIEAWFRRAVDAGCEVVQPVQKMFWGDFYAEVRDPFGVSWSMDQPDR; translated from the coding sequence ATGTCGGAGACCCTGGAAGCCCAAGTTCCCGCCGCCGTCGAGGTCAAGGGCGGCGTGGTCGCCTATCTGAACGTGGAGGGCGCCGTCCGGGCGGCCGAGTTCTACCAGAAGGCGTTCGGCGCCACCGTGGCCGCCCAGATGCCGCCGGACGAGCAAGGCCGCAGCATGCACGTCCATCTCTATGTGAACGGCAGCTCGGTGATGCTGAGCGACTTCTACCCCGAGCACGGCTTCAGTCCCGTCAAGCCGCAGGCGTTCAGCCTCATGCTGCCGGTGGACGACATCGAGGCCTGGTTCAGGCGCGCCGTGGACGCCGGCTGCGAGGTGGTGCAGCCGGTGCAGAAGATGTTCTGGGGCGACTTCTACGCCGAGGTCCGCGACCCCTTCGGCGTCTCGTGGTCGATGGACCAGCCCGACCGCTGA
- a CDS encoding bifunctional riboflavin kinase/FAD synthetase produces the protein MKRIRVIRGWKTLPPADRGAAVAMGSFDGVHRGHQQVIALAAKAAGALKAPLGVITFDPHPRVYFRPDEPAFRLMKPDQQARALEALGVDMLYVLPMDAEVAGMTDREFAEQVLHRGIGARHVAVGFDNSFGKGRTGSPATMRVYGEEMGFGVSVADPVGDGDGRKFSSTDVRDALRDGRPEIAAEILGRPFAIEGPVQRGRQLGRKLGFPTANVALDDYVTPRFGVYATRTRLPDGREVPGVANIGINPTVDGITRPLLEVWLFDFDEDLYDQVIETDLITFLRPEEKFPSLEVMTRQVMADAKAARALLMPDF, from the coding sequence ATGAAGCGCATCCGGGTCATACGCGGCTGGAAGACCCTGCCGCCGGCCGACCGCGGCGCGGCCGTAGCCATGGGCTCGTTCGACGGCGTCCACCGCGGCCACCAGCAGGTGATCGCCCTGGCGGCCAAGGCGGCCGGCGCCCTGAAGGCGCCGCTGGGCGTCATCACGTTCGATCCGCATCCGCGCGTCTACTTCCGGCCCGACGAGCCGGCGTTCCGGCTGATGAAGCCCGACCAGCAGGCCCGCGCGCTCGAGGCGCTGGGCGTGGACATGCTCTACGTCCTGCCGATGGACGCCGAGGTGGCCGGCATGACCGACCGCGAGTTCGCCGAGCAGGTGCTGCACCGGGGGATCGGCGCGCGCCATGTCGCCGTGGGCTTCGACAACTCGTTCGGCAAGGGCCGCACCGGCAGCCCGGCCACCATGCGGGTCTATGGCGAGGAGATGGGCTTCGGCGTCTCGGTGGCCGACCCGGTGGGCGACGGCGACGGCCGCAAGTTCTCGTCCACCGACGTGCGGGACGCCCTGCGCGACGGCCGGCCCGAGATCGCCGCCGAGATCCTGGGCCGCCCCTTCGCCATCGAGGGCCCGGTGCAACGCGGCCGCCAGCTCGGCCGCAAGCTGGGTTTCCCAACCGCCAACGTGGCGCTCGACGACTATGTGACTCCCAGGTTCGGGGTCTACGCCACCCGCACGCGCCTGCCCGACGGCCGCGAGGTGCCGGGCGTGGCCAACATCGGGATCAACCCCACGGTCGACGGGATCACCCGGCCGCTGCTGGAGGTGTGGCTGTTCGACTTCGACGAGGACCTCTACGACCAGGTCATCGAGACCGACCTGATCACCTTCCTGCGGCCCGAGGAGAAGTTCCCGAGCCTGGAGGTCATGACCCGGCAGGTGATGGCCGACGCCAAGGCCGCCCGCGCCCTCCTGATGCCGGACTTCTGA
- a CDS encoding TIGR01459 family HAD-type hydrolase, which yields MTSPSPGPLPPPVLAEGLSAIAERYDVLLCDVWGVIHNGREAFPEACRALARFKAERGPVVLISNAPRPNPPVIEQLAGFGVGPEAFSEVVTSGDATRTLLAERAPGPFWKLGPDRDWPLYEGLGLSFTELEQARYIACTGPFDDETETPEDYRERFRAAVAGGLEMICANPDIVVQRGDRLIYCGGALAQLYEALEGRVHMAGKPHQAIYDLALAKAAAHLGRPVDRARVLCIGDGLGTDIRGANAQALDVLFIANGIHGKETVRDGRLDASVVEHLLAIEGLAAAWAMADLVW from the coding sequence ATGACTTCCCCTTCTCCCGGCCCCCTTCCGCCACCCGTGCTGGCCGAAGGCCTCTCCGCGATCGCCGAGCGTTACGACGTGCTGCTGTGCGACGTGTGGGGCGTGATCCACAACGGCCGGGAAGCCTTCCCGGAGGCCTGCCGGGCGCTCGCCCGCTTCAAGGCCGAGCGGGGTCCGGTCGTGCTGATCTCGAACGCCCCGCGGCCGAACCCGCCGGTGATCGAACAGCTCGCCGGCTTCGGCGTCGGTCCGGAGGCCTTCAGCGAGGTGGTCACATCGGGCGACGCCACCCGGACGCTGCTGGCTGAGCGCGCGCCCGGTCCGTTCTGGAAGCTGGGCCCCGACCGAGACTGGCCGCTCTACGAGGGCCTGGGCCTGTCGTTCACCGAGCTGGAGCAGGCGCGCTACATCGCCTGCACAGGGCCGTTCGACGACGAGACCGAGACTCCGGAGGACTACCGCGAGCGCTTCCGGGCGGCGGTGGCGGGGGGCCTGGAGATGATCTGCGCCAACCCCGACATCGTCGTCCAACGGGGCGACCGGCTGATCTACTGCGGCGGGGCGCTGGCCCAGCTCTACGAGGCGCTGGAAGGCCGCGTCCACATGGCGGGCAAGCCGCACCAGGCGATCTACGACCTGGCCCTCGCGAAGGCCGCCGCCCACCTCGGCCGGCCCGTGGACCGCGCGCGGGTGCTCTGCATCGGCGACGGCCTCGGCACCGACATCCGCGGCGCGAACGCCCAGGCCCTGGACGTGCTGTTCATCGCCAACGGCATCCACGGCAAGGAGACGGTCCGCGACGGGCGGCTGGACGCCTCGGTCGTCGAGCACCTGCTGGCGATCGAAGGGCTGGCGGCCGCCTGGGCCATGGCCGACCTCGTCTGGTAA
- a CDS encoding DoxX family protein, giving the protein MTEITHPSATVPAGRARPIAGWTLTGLFTAFMLFDVGIKLARLPIVEVTGAQLGLPPGSGFAIGVMEAILLGLYLYPRTSVLGAVLFTALFGGTCAVHLLAGDPLFTHMLFGPYLAVFAWGGLWLRDPKLRELFPVRR; this is encoded by the coding sequence ATGACCGAGATCACCCACCCGTCGGCGACGGTCCCCGCCGGCCGCGCCCGCCCCATCGCCGGATGGACGCTGACCGGCCTCTTCACCGCCTTCATGCTCTTCGATGTCGGCATCAAGCTGGCGCGCTTGCCGATCGTGGAGGTGACTGGCGCCCAGCTCGGCCTGCCGCCCGGCAGCGGCTTCGCGATCGGGGTGATGGAGGCGATCCTGCTCGGGCTCTATCTCTATCCCCGCACGTCGGTGCTGGGCGCGGTGCTGTTCACGGCCCTGTTCGGCGGGACCTGCGCGGTGCATCTCCTGGCCGGAGATCCCCTGTTCACGCACATGCTGTTCGGCCCCTATCTGGCGGTCTTCGCCTGGGGCGGCCTGTGGCTGCGCGACCCGAAGCTGCGCGAGCTGTTCCCCGTGCGCCGCTGA
- a CDS encoding 3-hydroxybutyryl-CoA dehydrogenase, with product MVQIKSVGVIGAGQMGSGIAHVCALGGYDVLLHDVSGERIQQGVATIEKNMTRQVSRGLIEPAVMEAAMGRIKPAPELQSIGGADLAIEAATEDEDVKKTIFKALSPHLSPQTILASNTSSISITRLASTTDRPERFIGLHFMNPVPLMKLVEIIRGIATDAETYETAVNFAKSLGKTTSNAEDFPAFIVNRILVPMINEAIYTLYEGVGTVDAIDTAMKLGANHPMGPLELGDFIGLDTVLSIMNVLYEGLADSKYRPCPLLVKYVEAGWLGRKTGRGFYDYRGEKPVPTR from the coding sequence ATGGTTCAGATCAAGTCGGTCGGCGTCATCGGCGCCGGTCAGATGGGTTCGGGCATCGCGCACGTCTGCGCCCTGGGCGGCTATGACGTCCTGCTGCACGACGTCAGCGGCGAACGCATCCAGCAGGGCGTCGCGACCATCGAGAAGAACATGACCCGCCAGGTGTCGCGCGGCCTGATCGAGCCCGCGGTCATGGAAGCGGCGATGGGGCGGATCAAGCCCGCCCCCGAGCTTCAGTCGATCGGCGGCGCCGACCTCGCCATCGAGGCCGCCACCGAGGACGAGGACGTCAAGAAGACCATCTTCAAGGCGCTCTCCCCGCACCTCTCGCCCCAGACGATCCTGGCCTCCAACACCTCCTCGATCTCGATCACCCGGCTCGCGTCCACGACGGACCGGCCCGAGCGGTTCATCGGCCTGCACTTCATGAACCCGGTGCCGCTGATGAAGCTGGTGGAGATCATCCGCGGCATCGCCACCGACGCCGAGACCTATGAGACGGCCGTCAACTTCGCCAAGTCGCTGGGCAAGACCACCTCGAACGCCGAGGACTTCCCGGCCTTCATCGTCAACCGCATCCTGGTGCCGATGATCAACGAGGCGATCTACACCCTCTACGAGGGCGTGGGCACCGTCGACGCCATCGACACGGCCATGAAGCTGGGCGCCAACCACCCGATGGGCCCGCTGGAGCTCGGCGACTTCATCGGCCTCGACACCGTGCTGTCGATCATGAACGTGCTGTACGAGGGCCTGGCGGACTCCAAGTACCGCCCCTGCCCGCTGCTGGTGAAGTACGTCGAGGCGGGGTGGCTGGGCCGCAAGACCGGCCGCGGCTTCTACGACTACCGCGGCGAGAAGCCCGTCCCCACGCGCTAA
- a CDS encoding electron transfer flavoprotein subunit beta/FixA family protein, producing the protein MKVLVPVKRVIDYNVKARVKADQTGVDLANVKMSMNPFCEIAVEEAVRLKEKGAATEVVAISVGPTQAQETLRTALAMGADRAILVQTDQDLEPLAVAKVLKAIVAEESPELVVMGKQAIDGDNNATGQMLAALLDWPQATFASAVEVSGGKAKVTREVDGGLQTIEVDLPAIVTADLRLNEPRYASLPNIMKAKKKPLDVKELGSLGVDTAPHLKVVKVTEPPKRAGGVKVETAADLVMKLKNEAGVL; encoded by the coding sequence ATGAAGGTGTTGGTCCCGGTCAAGCGGGTGATCGACTACAACGTCAAGGCTCGGGTTAAAGCCGACCAGACGGGCGTCGACCTCGCGAACGTTAAGATGTCCATGAACCCCTTCTGCGAGATTGCCGTGGAAGAGGCTGTCCGGCTGAAGGAAAAGGGCGCCGCCACCGAGGTGGTCGCCATCTCCGTCGGCCCGACCCAGGCGCAGGAGACCCTGCGCACGGCCCTGGCGATGGGCGCCGACCGCGCCATCCTCGTCCAGACCGACCAGGACCTCGAGCCCCTGGCCGTGGCCAAGGTGCTGAAGGCCATCGTGGCCGAGGAGAGCCCTGAGCTGGTGGTCATGGGCAAGCAGGCCATCGACGGCGACAACAACGCCACCGGCCAGATGCTGGCGGCCCTGCTCGACTGGCCGCAGGCGACCTTCGCCAGCGCCGTCGAGGTGTCGGGCGGCAAGGCCAAGGTGACCCGCGAGGTCGACGGCGGCCTGCAGACCATCGAGGTCGACCTGCCGGCGATCGTCACGGCCGACCTGCGCCTGAACGAGCCGCGCTACGCCTCCCTTCCGAACATCATGAAGGCGAAGAAGAAGCCCCTCGACGTCAAGGAGCTGGGCTCGCTGGGCGTCGACACCGCGCCGCACCTGAAGGTGGTGAAGGTCACCGAGCCGCCGAAGCGCGCGGGCGGGGTCAAGGTCGAGACCGCCGCCGACCTGGTCATGAAGCTGAAGAACGAAGCGGGGGTCCTCTAA
- a CDS encoding cob(I)yrinic acid a,c-diamide adenosyltransferase, whose protein sequence is MVTLNRIYTRTGDQGTTRLATGEPVSKAAARVEAYGAVDETNACLGMARVHTAADPELDTLLARLQNELFDLGADLATPPRPDEAEGAVLRVSDRQVERLEAEIDALNDRLPPLQSFILPAGTPAAAALHLARTVCRRAEREAVRLVEAGETVSPAALRYLNRLSDLLFVAARAANDLGRSEVFWKSGATR, encoded by the coding sequence ACCCGGCTCGCCACCGGGGAGCCCGTGAGCAAGGCCGCCGCGCGCGTGGAGGCCTACGGCGCCGTGGACGAGACGAACGCCTGCCTCGGGATGGCCCGGGTCCACACCGCCGCAGACCCAGAGCTCGACACCCTGCTGGCGCGTCTGCAGAACGAGCTGTTCGACCTGGGGGCCGACCTCGCCACGCCGCCCAGGCCGGACGAGGCCGAGGGCGCGGTGCTGCGGGTCTCCGATCGCCAGGTGGAGCGGCTGGAGGCCGAGATCGACGCCCTGAACGACCGGCTGCCGCCCCTGCAGTCCTTCATCCTGCCGGCCGGGACGCCGGCGGCCGCCGCCCTGCACCTGGCGCGCACCGTCTGCCGCCGGGCCGAGCGCGAGGCCGTGCGGCTGGTGGAGGCGGGGGAGACGGTCAGCCCCGCGGCGCTGCGCTACCTGAACCGCCTGTCGGACCTGCTGTTCGTGGCCGCGCGCGCGGCCAACGACCTGGGCCGCTCGGAGGTCTTCTGGAAGTCCGGGGCGACCCGCTAG